Proteins encoded within one genomic window of Alteribacter populi:
- a CDS encoding F510_1955 family glycosylhydrolase has product MKKRLVPLLVGVIGSVGIVGCSNDDVSETPGDSSNIDEKNEDEASVKLDSDDFFVENPDLEITHMHGLGYAGNDEILYIATHHGLAMFDGGTWYETAEEKNDYMGFNAVENGFYTSGHPGESSSFDVDPIGLVKSEDGGKTVESLDLLGVTDFHVKGAGYHTDAIYVYNPSPSDRLEETGLYFTLDDANTWEKSEGAGLPDVGYDQGGFPNYAIAVHPHDEAVVAIGTAEGLFLSEDYGDTFERSDLKSPVFSLTYDEEDLYVTTWNEEVTLVHYTEEGDINAIESPELGERDVIQYIAVNPQNRDEIAVTTVAGDGHISYDNGKTWNQIIKSGNVSTLE; this is encoded by the coding sequence ATGAAGAAACGGTTAGTTCCTTTGTTAGTCGGAGTTATTGGGAGTGTCGGCATTGTTGGATGCTCAAATGATGATGTTTCAGAGACACCAGGGGACAGTTCGAATATAGATGAAAAAAATGAAGACGAGGCTTCTGTTAAGTTAGACAGCGATGACTTTTTTGTTGAGAACCCTGACCTTGAAATCACGCATATGCATGGGTTAGGCTATGCAGGGAACGATGAAATTCTTTATATAGCTACTCATCATGGTCTTGCCATGTTTGACGGAGGTACATGGTATGAAACAGCAGAAGAGAAAAATGATTACATGGGTTTTAATGCCGTGGAGAATGGATTTTACACGAGCGGACACCCAGGAGAGTCTTCTTCATTTGACGTCGATCCGATCGGACTTGTAAAAAGCGAGGATGGAGGCAAGACTGTAGAATCCTTAGATTTGCTAGGAGTAACAGACTTTCACGTAAAAGGAGCCGGTTATCACACGGATGCTATCTATGTATACAATCCGTCACCCAGCGACCGTTTAGAGGAGACAGGTCTATATTTTACATTAGATGACGCAAATACATGGGAGAAAAGTGAGGGCGCCGGTTTACCCGATGTAGGCTATGACCAAGGTGGATTTCCTAACTATGCAATTGCCGTCCATCCTCACGATGAAGCGGTTGTGGCGATCGGTACCGCAGAAGGACTATTTCTTTCCGAGGATTACGGAGATACCTTTGAAAGGTCTGACCTCAAGTCTCCTGTATTTTCGCTTACGTATGATGAGGAAGATTTGTATGTAACGACATGGAATGAAGAAGTGACTTTGGTGCACTACACCGAAGAAGGCGATATTAACGCTATAGAGAGCCCTGAACTTGGTGAGCGGGATGTTATTCAATACATCGCCGTTAATCCGCAAAACCGAGATGAAATCGCAGTCACGACAGTTGCCGGAGACGGTCACATTAGCTATGATAATGGAAAAACGTGGAACCAGATCATTAAAAGCGGAAACGTCTCCACACTTGAATAG